The following is a genomic window from Apodemus sylvaticus chromosome 10, mApoSyl1.1, whole genome shotgun sequence.
tcaatatatggGTAGATCAGTTTTTATTCACATACTAAAGGTCATCTTCATTGCTCCTACAATTAAAAACTAAATACAGAAGCTAGAAACACCCATGTTCAGGTTTTTGTGTGGACAtaagttttttttcctattttctctttctatttacttattttattattgtttttaataacttagttttcattttatgtgtattgttgCTTTGTCTGCAATGTCTGGGTGAGGTAGGTCGTCcaattccttggaactggagttacagagttttgagctgccatgtggttgttgggaattgaacctggtccacctggagagcagccagtgctctaaccactggaccatctctccagccctattatttgttttgttttgtttttgttttcagatagGGTTTTTCTTGTGTAGtcttgagtggcctcaaactcagcaatcggcctgcctctgcctcccaagtcctaggattagaggtgtgcccaccactgcctgccccttttctcttttttaactcAGTATCTTCTTGCCTAAGAACCCAACTGCTTTATAAATATTAAGCACAAATTCTCCCTGGGGATAACACTTAATAATTACCGAATGCTCAAATATAAATCCTATAGTAGCTAAACAATGTAATTACACAAACTATATTTTGTCCAGTCCTACCAAGCTTTCTCTGAATCATCAAATGGGACAAATACACTCTCCTCCTCCAAGGAGGGACACAGAATTTGGAGATTGCTCAAGATAGTAAAAAGTTTTCTAAATTTAAGTTTTCGTTTCAAGAAAACGGTGCTGTTTTTACATCCTCATACTTTGTATGATGTGGCTATGCACATTTAGGATCTGTGACATCACTACACTGTTTAAAATGTTGCTACTTTCCTTAGTACTTGAAAGACTGATTCCGAGTATTTAAAGCTTAAATCGCTGAATAAAAATCCAGGCTAAGAATCACTGCCAGGGAGAGGTAGTTCAGCAGGTGAAAGGCCTGGTTGTCAAGCCCGACagtctgaattccatccccaatACCTACAAGATGGAAGAGGAGAGCCAATTTTTTCTCACCTCCACACTGTGGGTCTGTGtgcctacacacaaacacaaaagaaatgtaataataaaGAGTCGTTGCTTTAGCTGGGCGTTGGGGGCGCTGGCCTTtctaatcctagtactcaggaggcagaggcaggagaatctctctgagttcaaggccagcttgcgCTACAGAtccagttctaggagagccaAGCAAGAAATCTACATGCACAAAGAAACTGTCATGAAAAcctaaaagtttaaaaagaaaaaaaatgaaaaaagagaaaaaaagttgtTGCCAATAAGTAGAGCACAAACGGCGAGAGTCGCGTATtgctatataccacattttagaAAGTTTAGATGCTGTCTTCAAAAAAAATACTAggtaattttttttgaaatgtaGGGTAcgagacactttttaaaaaaaaaaaaaatcatcctccATATTTCTTGGGCAAAGCCACCTTCCAAACTGCCAATCTCCCCAAAAGTTCTGTTTTGGAAGCGGTCACTTCCGCTACATGAACATCCCTGGTCAGCTCTACTAAAGAGGTCCAGCCCCTCCCTCAGGACACCAGACGCCCAGGCTAGACTCCCGGACGACAAGGACACGACATCTTACTTTTCCAGCTACTTCTTACGCTAGGCAGGCCTGCGGACATTAATGCTCTCAGGAACCGCCACGCTCCGTGTGAGCTCCTGAGTCCCGGTCACCCACCGGAAGCTGAGCGTGCGTGGGCGAGTGCGTGGGCGCGCGTGGGCGCCAACCGCTCACTAACGCAGCCCCCCCAAGGTGGGGGGGGGCTGGCCCACAATCCCTTGCGAGGGCGGGAAAAGCTAGGGGTCACCAGGAAGGGTCAAGGGAACACCATTCCTGTGGGAACAGACAACAGGCCTTCTACaagtttggttttttgcttttttaaaatttttcacagCAAGAAACTACCAACTGATCAGTATTTGGTTGCTGCTTCTACTACAACTTCCATCCAGGGGGATGACTCCTTTCAAAGATTCTTGAGGAAGCCATGAAACAGCGCCCTATGGGGTCCATTTGGCCTGGCTACCATCCTCTCATCTCCAGCCtcgcttgtttttgtttttgttttactgtcAGGCTATACCCGAAACGTGACTCAGGCGAACGACACTAAAAAAACACCGTTAAACCTAAACAGTTTAAGGGATTTCCTCAGCAGCCGCAGGGCCAAGAGAGTCTAGGCCGCGCGAGCCCCGCCCCTTACGTCGTACGCATGACGTCACGCCGCCTGACCACCACCCACTTCCCCGGGTGGGCGGAGTTTGGGCCTCTAGGGTTTTCGCGCCTCTCTCGCTCCCTCTCTACGTCACTGCGTGCGTAGGCGCCCAGCTTTCAAAATGCAGCGGGAATTGGTGGGCTTCCCGCTGTCTCCCGCAGTGCGCGTGAAGCTGGTGGCCGCGGGTTTTCAGACTGCGGAGGACGTCCTGGAGGTGAAGCCCTCCGAGCTCAGCAAAGGTAACAACTTCCGACAGCTAGCTGATGCACTGCGGCCGCTTGGCGCCGCCTCCGTCTTCGTTCTCCCGCCTCCGCCAAGCTGCTCTTTGACTCCGCTGTAATTCTCTTGTGGTTGGAACTGTGTGGAGCAACATTTACTGGTTGCTTTCTCCGTGCTCGCTGGATGCTTTGAGGAGTGCCTCACTTAATGGTCTAAGGAAGTTTCCTCGTGGACCAGGGTGTCCAATCTGTAGATGAAAGAACCGACTTCTCAACTTGAGGTTTCATGATAAACTGGGCTGGAAAGCAGTCACAAGCCATGTAATTTTCGCTGGTCAAAGATCCTAGGGGAGTGGGAATTGAATTTGAGAAATGAAGGATTAGAGTAGGACTAGAGACATTTCAGTAAGGAAAGCAATAGAACGTTTTCTTAGACCAAGAGAAAGCTCTAGAAGGACGTGATTCACGGAATACCACCCTCCCTACCCCCGACTTTTCTCTCAAGAGTGCTTCAGGTTACATATAAGTGGGAACCACTGCATCCTTAATGTACACAAATCCAAACTTGGTCGTGGCCACCCACTGTGCCAGTAATACTACGCGCATCTTAGCTGGTCACCAAAGAGGGCAGGATGGGATCTGGTTTGATTTCTGTTTAAGTGTTGTGTATTGAACTTACGGTTTTGCCAATGTTAGTTAAACACTCCACCACAGAGCTACACCTCTAGTCTAATTCTAAGTTTTACATAGCAGCGATGATGCTAACAGGACAGTAGGAGAACAGTAGAGCACTAACTAGCTGTTCATGCCCAAGGCCTTGGTTTTGAACCCCaactgctaaataaataaataactggatAATCATTACCGTGTtagacttttgtttgtttcaagaaaaggtttcaggggctggagagatggctcagaggttaaaagcactgactgctcttccagaggtcctgagttcaaatcccagcaaccacatggtggctcacagccatctataatgggatctgatcccctcttctggtgtgtctgaagacagctacagtgtactcatatacataaatttaaaaaattttttttaaaaaaagaaaagaggctgggcagtggtggtgcaggtttttaatcccagcacttgggaggcagaagcaggtggatttctgagttcgaggccagcctggtctacagagtgagtttcaggacagccagggctacacagaaaaatcccatctcaaaaaaactattaatagaaaaaaagaaaggtttctcagtatagccctgatTGACCTGGAActagatctgtagaccaggctgggctaccATGCACCAGACTCTGAGTTATACTTTTAAATCTCTAAtgtcaggttttctttttcttattttattatagaaGTTGGGATATCTAAAGAGGAAGCCTTGGAAACTCTCCAAATTCTAAGAAGAGAATGTCTCACAACTAAACCAAGATGTGCTGGTACATCTGTGGCAAACAAGAAGTGCACAGCACTGGAACTTCTAGAGCAAGAGCATGCCCAGGGCTTCATAATCACCTTCTGTTCAGCACTAGATAACATTCTCGGGGGTGGAATACCCCTATTGAAAACGACAGAAGTTTGTGGTGTACCAGGTGTTGGGAAAACACAGTTATGGTAAAATGGGACGTTCCCTACTTAAGGGTGGACTTAATGTAACAAATAGAATATTCTGCTGTACGTGTGTAGTCAGGAAACCAAGAGGCATACATTGCTACTTTGTATGCATTCACATCAAAAAATCAGCTTACCATTTATATTATCTGGGTACCCCATCTTCATGATAAAGTTTCGAtatcaaaaatgtttcttttgtaatatcaTCTGGTCACTAAACACATACATTCCTAATTAATTGACTTCTGAGATATATTTGTCAAATGTTTAAAAGTTGACTTATATATGATCAAGTTTTGAGCCAACTTTGGTGATGCACTCATAATCTCATCATTCAGGATAGTGAAGCCAGACTGCTATGAAATAGAGGATGTTCTGGGCTGGATAACAGTTGCTAGACCAGCCGGTGATCtctagcaagaccttgtctcccTCCTCAGCAAGACCTCAGGTTACGGTCTACATGGTCATGCCATGTTTATATATCTATAAACATGGTAGTGGGGTAGAATAGAGACTGAGATAGAAGGATTGAGAGTTGAAGGATCAGTCGGGGCTACATTGCCAGACTCTGACTGGCAATGTAGAGAGAAAATGTATagcattcaattcccagcaacctaaAACGCACTAAGACTTCCTTAATCATAATTTTATATAACACCTTATCTATTATCTAGGCATCTATTGattcatatgtatctggagctatgGAGAGTTAgacatctctttttttccttaaagatttattattttatgaatttgagtacactgtcttccagacacaccggaagaggacaccagacccctattacagacagttgtgagccaccatgtggttgctgggatttgaactcaggactgctggaagaactatcagtgcccttaaccacctagctatctctccagcccctagacatCTCTTTTGCCTTAGGGTATTTATTCGCATTTAGAAAACTTGATGATCTAGCTGATGATTATATGCAGTTTacaaaagacattttaaatgGTAATGGTAATGTTTTGGTCATTTCGTTTCTTGACAGTATGCAGTTGGCAGTAGATGTGCAGATTCCAGAATGTTTTGGAGGTGTGGCCGGTGAAGCAGTGTTTATTGATACAGAGGGAAGTTTTATGGTTGATAGGGTGGTAAGCCTGGCAACCGCCTGCATTCAGCACCTTCATCTCATAGCAGGAAGGCACATGGAAGAAGGTCAGAAAAGACGGTTTGTATTTGTGCATATCTCAGACCTCAGTAAGAGACTGTCCAAACTGGAAGGTTAACTACTTAAACTCCAGTACTTTTGTTGCAAAATGATATACAGTGCTCTCCCCCTAACCCAGGCCACGTGTGTGgccctctgcctcagtctccaaaaTGCTGGAATGATAGGCCCGTGTCACACCCAGCTTGGCGGCCATTAACTGTTTTTTGGAAGatatttttttgaagatttatttattttatatatgagtacattgtagctgtcttcagacacaccagaagagggcgccagatcctaTTACatatggttgcaagccaccatgtggttgctgggatttgaactcaggacctctggaagagtagtcaattctctaaaccactgagccatctctccagtccttttttgaagattttaacttaaaaaaatatttcagagactAGAGAGAGGACCTAGATCCAATTTTTAGCATCCACATGACAGCCTActtctgtctgtaactccagttccggagcttctgacaccctcacacagacattcatgcaagTAAGACATGAATGAACATGTTGAAAGGAAAtcataaagatatattttaaagtaagtgttgtgggggctggagagatggctcagcggttaagagcataaATGGCCCAGCAgccattacttttattttgtcttttttttttttttttttttaaacagagttgAGGACAGAACCCAGAGCCTGGTGCTTGCTagacaagcgctctaccactgagctaaatccccaacccctatcAATTACTTTTATAAGTAGTTGCAAAGGTAAGCACTTTGGCCACTGAGactgctcagcaggtaaaggtgcttgccacccaGCTTAATGGTGtgaatttgatccctagaacaCATATGCTAGAAAGAGAGAACTCGCTCCTGAAAATTGCTCTCTGATATCCAGATATACTGTGGATATCACTTGCAGAagagagtatacacacacacacacacacagtttgttaaAAACAAATTCATTGTTTGTATATATGGCTTTTTAGTAGTGTTTACAGGGTTCAGGCCAGAGATACTGGAAAGGTAGACAAAATTCTTCTGTCTAAAGAATCTTACCCTTGGCACCATCTGTACTTTAATAAATTCCTTAAAACCTTACAGTACATTTCAGTAGATCTACTGAAGCACTGGGGCGTGAAGGTTTTCATGATTAGTTTATGACTAAATTAGTTTATGGctaaagggtttttgttttgttttgttttgttttttcgagacagggtttctctgtgtagctctggctgtcctggaactcactttgtagaccaggctggcctcgaactcagaaatccacctgcctctacctcccaagtgctgggattcaaggcgtgcgccaccaccacccggaatagtaagtctttttaaaaaaaatcattattgagTGTGTATgcaatgtgtgcacacatgccactGCACATATGTGAAGATTTGAGGACAACTTgagagttgttttctttttccactatgtgggtcttatggattgaactcaggttatcatcTTGTCATGGATCAAATACATCCTAGGGGCTGAAGGGCGGTTTGTTTGTTAAGTGCTCTTGaagagaacccacatggcagctcgtACCTGTCTGCAGCCCTTGTTTCAGggggtccgatgccctcttctgtcctccatgggcACCATGCACATGGTGCATGTACATTTACATGCATGATACATTTACATGGGGGCAAAACACACAAcagcattaaaatatttttcaaaacattCTGAAATGTAGTAATTAGTTTCTCGTTTCAAAACCAAActgactttctttgatttttatctgtttgggtgttttgccttaaTGTatgtctgcagtgtgtgtgtgttcagagcctttggagaccagaagagggcattagatccttgAGTTATGGGGAGTTGTGAACTGATGTGTAGGTTCTAGGAATCAAGCCCTAGTtgctctggaagaggagccagtactcttaaccactgatcgtCTTTCCAAGCACCCtcccccttttattttttgagacatggtctcaccgTGTAACTGGCTGAGGCAAGGcatgtggaggacacgtgatgtttggagggtatgaATAGGACTGAATGACGGATTGTCTAGCTGGTACAGCAACACTTAGGGGTCTTGAGTCCTTGCTGATcttcgcttccctgagagaggcataGCTGAGAACTCCTGGTGTTCTGTTGGTCCCTCCTGAtgactggagcagaggctgaggcctggctgtctctgctaggttgtgtCACCATTGTTGCTAACCCTACTCTACTTAACTGGACTGCtagtgtatccatgaagtgtttgtgagtagaTTGAGATgctgctgcctgctaacctgtgaactgagcTATGGGTGTTCCTAGTTGTtacaaagaacctttctaagtaggcccacttcccccatatcctttcttttccactacctttgAATGGTGGTAgactacaagggaggttaaagcatttaagaatcatcattaaaaataggacttgagctaggcggtggtggcgcacgcctgtaatcccagaattctgggaggcagaggcaggtggatttctgaatttgaggccatcctgttctacagagtgagttccaggacagccagggctatacagagaaaccctgtcttgaaaaaaaaacaaatccaaaaaatcaaaacaaaataaataggatttgaaaaaattaaagttataataGGACAGGAATCATCAAATCACAGTTTACAGTCATTTTGCAATAGTTCtgttgtcttttaaaaagtatgttttaTGATACAAAggtattccttttgttttattaaaaaataactgATTATTTATGATTGTCACACTGTTAGAACAAGAAAAACTAAGCCATTTAagattgctttgtttgtttgtttcagaacaTCAGAAAGCCTTGAAGGATTTTACTCTTGAAAATATTCTTTCCCATATTTACTATTTTCGTTGTCACGATTACACTGAGCTGCTGGCACAAGTCTATCTCCTTTCAGATTTCCTTTCAGATCATCCAAAGGTATGGATCATTCTACTATTTTATTTGAGAGTGTtgataatacaaaaataaatagtaaCAGTAGTATAAACTTAATGTCAGTTCAAAGCCTCTTTGCTCCCTGCCTAccacttatttacttattttgcacATACATGCTAGTCACATTTCAAAATATTGTATGTTCATTGTATAGTCTTAAAATTGAAATATCTGTTGATCACAAATGCAAACATTATTTCTGGATTCTATTCTATTGAGCTATGTACTTATTCTTAtgccagttttttgttttgtttttttgttttttgttttgtttgtttggtgttttaagacagggtttct
Proteins encoded in this region:
- the Rad51c gene encoding DNA repair protein RAD51 homolog 3 isoform X1, producing the protein MQRELVGFPLSPAVRVKLVAAGFQTAEDVLEVKPSELSKEVGISKEEALETLQILRRECLTTKPRCAGTSVANKKCTALELLEQEHAQGFIITFCSALDNILGGGIPLLKTTEVCGVPGVGKTQLCMQLAVDVQIPECFGGVAGEAVFIDTEGSFMVDRVVSLATACIQHLHLIAGRHMEEEHQKALKDFTLENILSHIYYFRCHDYTELLAQVYLLSDFLSDHPKVQLVIIDGIAFPFRHDLEDLSLRTRLLNGLAQQMISLANNHRLAVILTNQMTTRIDKNQALLVPALGESWGHAATIRLIFHWEQKQRFATLYKSPSQKESTAPFQITPQGFRDAVVTAASSQTESSSNFRKRSREPEEEC
- the Rad51c gene encoding DNA repair protein RAD51 homolog 3 isoform X3, which translates into the protein MQRELVGFPLSPAVRVKLVAAGFQTAEDVLEVKPSELSKEVGISKEEALETLQILRRECLTTKPRCAGTSVANKKCTALELLEQEHAQGFIITFCSALDNILGGGIPLLKTTEVCGVPGVGKTQLCMQLAVDVQIPECFGGVAGEAVFIDTEGSFMVDRVVSLATACIQHLHLIAGRHMEEEHQKALKDFTLENILSHIYYFRCHDYTELLAQVYLLSDFLSDHPKVQLVIIDGIAFPFRHDLEDLSLRTRLLNGLAQQMISLANNHRLAICNIVQVTKPEGVHSTISDHTSGI
- the Rad51c gene encoding DNA repair protein RAD51 homolog 3 isoform X2, which gives rise to MQRELVGFPLSPAVRVKLVAAGFQTAEDVLEVKPSELSKEVGISKEEALETLQILRRECLTTKPRCAGTSVANKKCTALELLEQEHAQGFIITFCSALDNILGGGIPLLKTTEVCGVPGVGKTQLCMQLAVDVQIPECFGGVAGEAVFIDTEGSFMVDRVVSLATACIQHLHLIAGRHMEEEHQKALKDFTLENILSHIYYFRCHDYTELLAQVYLLSDFLSDHPKVQLVIIDGIAFPFRHDLEDLSLRTRLLNGLAQQMISLANNHRLAVILTNQMTTRIDKNQALLVPALGESWGHAATIRLIFHWEQKQSLRDLEMLLLLLPHHRQKVLRISGNDHENQRKNADQILTSVHPVN